The Sciurus carolinensis chromosome 18, mSciCar1.2, whole genome shotgun sequence genome contains a region encoding:
- the Caskin1 gene encoding caskin-1 isoform X4: MRPLHYAAWQGRKEPMKLVLKAGSAVNVPSDEGHIPLHLAAQHGHYDVSEMLLQHQSNPCMVDNSGKTPLDLACEFGRVGVVQLLLSSNMCAALLEPRPGDTTDPNGTSPLHLAAKNGHIDIIRLLLQAGIDINRQTKSGTALHEAALCGKTEVVRLLLDSGINAQVRNTYSQTALDIVHQFTTSQASKEIKQLLREASAALQVRATKDYCNNYDLTSLNVKAGDIITVLEQHPDGRWKGCIHDNRTGNDRVGYFPSSLGEAIIKRAGSRAGSEPSPPQGGGSSGPSAPPEEIWVLRKPFAGGDRSGSLSSVAGSRSSGGHALHAGSEGVKLLATVLSQKSVSESSPGDSPIKPPEGSAGAARSQPPAAHTGQVYGEQLPKKPEPASEGKSAEAVSQWLATFQLQLYAPNFTSAGYDLPTISRMTPEDLTAIGVTKPGHRKKITAEISGLSIPDWLPEHKPANLAVWLSMIGLAQYYKVLVDNGYENIDFITDITWEDLQEIGITKLGHQKKLMLAVRKLAELQKAEYAKYEGGPLRRKAPQSLEMMAIESPPPPEPAPADCQSPKMTTFQDSELSGELQAAMTGPAEVGAAAAAAAAAAEKPSNHLPPTPRATVRQEPSLSGRARHMSSSQELLGDGPPGPGSPMSRSQEYLLDEGLAPGTPPKEVRPGRHGHSIKRASVPPVPGKPRQVLPPGTSHFTPPQTPTKTRPGSPQALGGPHGTAPATAKVKPTPQLLPPTERPMSPRSLPQSPTHRGFAYVLPQPVEGEAGPAAPGPAPPPVPASVPTLCLPPEADMEPERPKKRAHSLNRYAASDSEPERDELLVPAAAGPYATVQRRVGRSHSVRAPAGSDKNVNRSQSFAVRPRKKGPPPPPPKRSSSAMASANLADEPAPDAEMEDGRLGVRAQRRRASDLAGSVDTGSAGSVKSIAAMLELSSIGGGGRAARRPPEGHPTARPASPEPGRVATVLASVKHKEAIGPDGEVVNRRRTLSGPVTGLLATARRGPGEPAEQGHFVEDGVARQRPRGPAKGEVSVEGPPLARVEASATLKRRIRAKQSQQENVKFILTESDTVKRRPKAKEREAGPEPPPPLSVYQNGTATVRRRPASEQAGAPELPPPPPPAEPPPTDLMHLPPLPLPDGDVRKPAKPPVSPKPVLAQPVPKIQGSPTPASKKVPLPGPGSPEVKRAHGTPPPVSPKPPPPPTAPKPAKTAAGLQSGSASPSPAPSPARQPPAAPAKPASTPPSLSASPAKPPSPGAPALHVPTKPPRAAAAAAAAAAGPPIAPDGASPGDSARQKLEETSACLAAALQAVEEKIRQEDGQGPRPSAVAEKSTGSILDDIGSMFDDLADQLDAMLE, from the exons ATGCGACCCTTGCACTATGCAGCCTGGCAAGGCCGGAAGGAGCCCATGAAACTGGTGCTGAAGGCAGGCTCGGCAGTGAATGTCCCATCTGATGAGGGTCACATCCCCCTGCACCTGGCGGCCCAGCATGGTCACTATGATGTG TCTGAGATGCTGCTGCAGCACCAGTCCAACCCATGCATGGTGGACAACTCGGGGAAGACGCCCCTGGACCTGGCCTGTGAGTTTGGCCGCGTTGGG GTGGTCCAGCTACTCCTGAGCAGCAATATGTGTGCGGCCTTGCTGGAGCCCCGGCCAGGAGACACCACTGACCCCAATGGCACCAGCCCCCTGCACCTGGCAGCCAAGAATGGCCACATTGACATCATCAG ACTCCTTCTCCAAGCCGGCATTGACATTAACCGCCAGACCAAGTCCGGCACAGCCCTGCATGAGGCTGCGCTGTGTGGGAAGACAGAAGTTGTTCGACTGCTGTTGGAT AGCGGGATCAACGCCCAGGTGAGGAACACCTATAGCCAGACAGCACTGGACATTGTGCACCAGTTTACCACATCCCAAGCCAGCAAGGAGATCAAGCAGCTGCTGCGAG AGGCCTCGGCAGCCCTGCAGGTCCGGGCGACCAAGGATTATTGCAACAATTACGATCTGACCAGCCTCAACGTGAAGGCCGGGGACATCATCACA GTCCTGGAGCAGCATCCAGATGGCCGGTGGAAGGGCTGTATTCATGACAACAGAACAGGCAATGACCGAGTGGGCTACTTCCCATCCTCGCTGGGTGAGGCTATCATCAAGCGAGCAG GTTCCCGAGCAGGCAGTGAGCCAAGCCCACCCCAGGGAGGTGGCTCATCAGGGCCTTCTGCACCCCCAGAGGAGATCTGGGTGCTCCGGAAGCCTTTTGCAG GTGGTGACCGCAGTGGCAGCTTGAGCAGTGTGGCTGGTAGCCGGAGCAGTGGGGGCCATGCCCTGCACGCAGGCTCTGAAGGGGTCAAG CTCCTAGCAACGGTGCTTTCCCAGAAGTCTGTCTCTGAGTCCAGCCCAGGGGACAGCCCCATCAAACCTCCAGAGGGCTCTGCAG GTGCAGCCCGGTCCCAACCTCCAGCAGCCCACACTGGGCAAGTCTACGGGGAGCAGCTGCCCAAGAAGCCAGAGCCGGCCTCAGAGGGCAAG AGTGCCGAGGCAGTCAGCCAGTGGCTCGCCACATTTCAGCTCCAGCTCTACGCCCCCAACTTCACCAGCGCCGGCTACGACCTGCCCACCATCAGCCGCATGACTCCTGAG GACCTCACAGCCATCGGTGTCACCAAGCCAGGCCACCGGAAGAAGATCACAGCCGAGATCAGCGGCCTGAGCATCCCTGACTGGCTGCCTGAGCACAAACCC GCTAACCTGGCTGTGTGGCTGTCCATGATCGGCCTGGCCCAGTACTACAAGGTACTGGTGGACAACGGCTACGAGAACATTGACTTCATCACCGACATCACCTGGGAGGACCTGCAGGAGATTGGCATCACCAAGCTGG GACACCAGAAGAAGCTGATGCTGGCAGTGAGGAAGCTGGCAGAACTGCAGAAAGCAGAATACGCCAAGTATGAGGGAGGACCCCTGCGTCGGAAGGCACCCCAGTCTCTTGAAATGATGGCCATTGAGTCACCGCCCCCACCTGAGCCTGCCCCAGCTGACTGCCAGTCTCCTAAGATGACCACTTTTCAGGACAGTGAGCTCAGTGGTGAGCTGCAGGCAGCTATGACTGGCCCAGCAGAggtgggtgctgctgctgctgctgctgctgctgctgctgagaagCCCTCCAACCACCTGCCACCCACCCCAAGAGCTACTGTGCGGCAGGAGCCTAGCTTGAGTGGACGGGCTCGGCACATGAGCAGCTCTCAGGAGCTGCTGGGCGATGGGCCCCCTGGACCTGGCAGTCCCATGTCACGAAGCCAGGAGTACCTGCTGGATGAGGGACTAGCTCCTGGCACTCCGCCCAAGGAGGTCCGGCCTGGCCGCCATGGCCACAGCATCAAGAGGGCCAGTGTGCCTCCAGTGCCTGGCAAGCCACGGCAGGTCCTTCCACCAGGTACCAGCCACTTCACACCCCCTCAGACGCCCACCAAAACCCGGCCAGGCTCTCCCCAGGCCCTCGGGGGACCTCATGGTACAGCCCCAGCCACAGCTAAGGTGAAGCCCACCCCACAGCTGCTGCCCCCGACAGAGCGACCCATGTCACCCCGCTCCCTGCCTCAGTCGCCCACACACCGTGGCTTTGCTTATGTGCTGCCCCAGCCTGTGGAAGGTGAGGCAGGGCCAGCTGCTCCAGGGCCCGCACCCCCACCTGTGCCAGCGTCTGTGCCCACGCTGTGCCTACCCCCAGAAGCTGACATGGAGCCAGAGCGGCCCAAGAAGCGTGCCCATAGCCTGAATCGTTATGCAGCATCTGACAGTGAGCCCGAGCGGGATGAGCTGCTAGTGCCGGCTGCTGCTGGACCCTATGCCACAGTCCAGCGGCGTGTTGGCCGTAGCCACTCAGTGAGGGCACCTGCTGGCTCTGACAAGAATGTCAACCGCAGCCAGTCTTTCGCTGTGCGGCCCCGCAAGAAGGGGCCCCCACCGCCTCCACCCAAGCGCTCCAGCTCAGCCATGGCCAGTGCCAACCTGGCTGATGAGCCGGCTCCAGATGCTGAGATGGAAGACGGCCGGCTGGGAGTCCGGGCACAGCGCCGGCGGGCCAGTGATCTGGCTGGCAGTGTGGACACAGGCAGTGCTGGCAGTGTGAAAAGCATTGCGGCCATGCTTGAGCTGTCTTCCATTGGGGGTGGGGGACGGGCTGCCAGAAGGCCGCCTGAGGGCCACCCCACAGCTCGTCCTGCCAGTCCAGAGCCAGGCCGGGTAGCCACAGTGCTGGCCTCAGTGAAGCACAAAGAGGCCATCGGGCCTGATGGTGAGGTGGTAAACAGGCGCCGCACACTCAGCGGGCCTGTCACTGGACTGCTGGCCACTGCCCGCCGAGGGCCAGGGGAGCCAGCAGAGCAAGGCCACTTTGTGGAGGATGGTGTAGCCCGGCAGCGGCCTCGAGGTCCAGCTAAGGGTGAAGTGAGTGTGGAGGGCCCACCCCTAGCCAGGGTGGAGGCCAGCGCCACACTCAAGAGGCGCATCCGGGCCAAGCAGAGTCAGCAGGAGAATGTCAAGTTCATCCTAACAGAGTCTGACACAGTCAAGCGCAGGCCCAAGGCCAAGGAACGGGAGGCTGGGCCTGAGCCACCCCCACCACTGTCCGTGTACCAGAATGGCACCGCCACAGTGCGCCGCAGGCCAGCCTCGGAGCAGGCTGGAGCCCCAGAGctgcccccaccacccccacctgcTGAACCCCCACCCACTGACCTGATGCACCTGCCCCCACTGCCCCTGCCCGATGGCGATGTCCGGAAGCCAGCAAAGCCGCCCGTCTCTCCCAAGCCTGTCCTGGCTCAGCCTGTGCCCAAGATCCAGGGCTCACCCACACCTGCCTCCAAGAAGGTGCCACTGCCAGGCCCTGGCAGCCCAG AGGTGAAGCGCGCCCACGGCACGCCGCCGCCTGTGTCTCCCAAGCCGCCACCGCCGCCCACGGCGCCTAAACCCGCCAAGACCGCGGCGGGGCTACAGTCGGGCAGCGCCAGTCCGTCACCCGCGCCCTCGCCGGCGCGCCAGCCGCCAGCTGCCCCGGCTAAGCCGGCCAGCACGCCGCCCTCGCTGAGTGCCAGCCCGGCCAAGCCCCCGTCCCCGGGTGCGCCCGCGCTGCACGTGCCCACCAAGCCCCCGCgggcggccgccgccgccgctgccgccgccgccgggcCACCCATTGCCCCCGACGGCGCTTCGCCCGGGGACAGCGCGCGGCAGAAGTTGGAGGAGACGAGCGCGTGCCTGGCCGCCGCACTGCAGGCGGTGGAGGAGAAGATCCGGCAGGAGGACGGGCAGGGCCCGCG
- the Caskin1 gene encoding caskin-1 isoform X1 produces the protein MGKEQELVQAVKAEDVGTAQRLLQRPRPGKAKLLGSTKKINVNFQDPDGFSALHHAALNGNTELITLLLEAQAAVDIKDNKGMRPLHYAAWQGRKEPMKLVLKAGSAVNVPSDEGHIPLHLAAQHGHYDVSEMLLQHQSNPCMVDNSGKTPLDLACEFGRVGVVQLLLSSNMCAALLEPRPGDTTDPNGTSPLHLAAKNGHIDIIRLLLQAGIDINRQTKSGTALHEAALCGKTEVVRLLLDSGINAQVRNTYSQTALDIVHQFTTSQASKEIKQLLREASAALQVRATKDYCNNYDLTSLNVKAGDIITVLEQHPDGRWKGCIHDNRTGNDRVGYFPSSLGEAIIKRAGSRAGSEPSPPQGGGSSGPSAPPEEIWVLRKPFAGGDRSGSLSSVAGSRSSGGHALHAGSEGVKLLATVLSQKSVSESSPGDSPIKPPEGSAGAARSQPPAAHTGQVYGEQLPKKPEPASEGKSAEAVSQWLATFQLQLYAPNFTSAGYDLPTISRMTPEDLTAIGVTKPGHRKKITAEISGLSIPDWLPEHKPANLAVWLSMIGLAQYYKVLVDNGYENIDFITDITWEDLQEIGITKLGHQKKLMLAVRKLAELQKAEYAKYEGGPLRRKAPQSLEMMAIESPPPPEPAPADCQSPKMTTFQDSELSGELQAAMTGPAEVGAAAAAAAAAAEKPSNHLPPTPRATVRQEPSLSGRARHMSSSQELLGDGPPGPGSPMSRSQEYLLDEGLAPGTPPKEVRPGRHGHSIKRASVPPVPGKPRQVLPPGTSHFTPPQTPTKTRPGSPQALGGPHGTAPATAKVKPTPQLLPPTERPMSPRSLPQSPTHRGFAYVLPQPVEGEAGPAAPGPAPPPVPASVPTLCLPPEADMEPERPKKRAHSLNRYAASDSEPERDELLVPAAAGPYATVQRRVGRSHSVRAPAGSDKNVNRSQSFAVRPRKKGPPPPPPKRSSSAMASANLADEPAPDAEMEDGRLGVRAQRRRASDLAGSVDTGSAGSVKSIAAMLELSSIGGGGRAARRPPEGHPTARPASPEPGRVATVLASVKHKEAIGPDGEVVNRRRTLSGPVTGLLATARRGPGEPAEQGHFVEDGVARQRPRGPAKGEVSVEGPPLARVEASATLKRRIRAKQSQQENVKFILTESDTVKRRPKAKEREAGPEPPPPLSVYQNGTATVRRRPASEQAGAPELPPPPPPAEPPPTDLMHLPPLPLPDGDVRKPAKPPVSPKPVLAQPVPKIQGSPTPASKKVPLPGPGSPEVKRAHGTPPPVSPKPPPPPTAPKPAKTAAGLQSGSASPSPAPSPARQPPAAPAKPASTPPSLSASPAKPPSPGAPALHVPTKPPRAAAAAAAAAAGPPIAPDGASPGDSARQKLEETSACLAAALQAVEEKIRQEDGQGPRPSAVAEKSTGSILDDIGSMFDDLADQLDAMLE, from the exons ATGGGGAAGGAGCAGGAGCTGGTGCAGGCGGTGAAGGCGGAGGACGTGGGGACCGCGCAGAGGCTGCTGCAGAGGCCGCGGCCGGGGAAGGCCA AACTCCTAGGCTCCACCAAGAAGATCAATGTCAACTTCCAGGACCCAGATGG CTTCTCAGCCCTTCACCACGCAGCCCTGAATGGCAACACTGAACTGATCACCCTGCTGCTGGAGGCTCAGGCTGCTGTGGACATCAAGGACAACAAAG GCATGCGACCCTTGCACTATGCAGCCTGGCAAGGCCGGAAGGAGCCCATGAAACTGGTGCTGAAGGCAGGCTCGGCAGTGAATGTCCCATCTGATGAGGGTCACATCCCCCTGCACCTGGCGGCCCAGCATGGTCACTATGATGTG TCTGAGATGCTGCTGCAGCACCAGTCCAACCCATGCATGGTGGACAACTCGGGGAAGACGCCCCTGGACCTGGCCTGTGAGTTTGGCCGCGTTGGG GTGGTCCAGCTACTCCTGAGCAGCAATATGTGTGCGGCCTTGCTGGAGCCCCGGCCAGGAGACACCACTGACCCCAATGGCACCAGCCCCCTGCACCTGGCAGCCAAGAATGGCCACATTGACATCATCAG ACTCCTTCTCCAAGCCGGCATTGACATTAACCGCCAGACCAAGTCCGGCACAGCCCTGCATGAGGCTGCGCTGTGTGGGAAGACAGAAGTTGTTCGACTGCTGTTGGAT AGCGGGATCAACGCCCAGGTGAGGAACACCTATAGCCAGACAGCACTGGACATTGTGCACCAGTTTACCACATCCCAAGCCAGCAAGGAGATCAAGCAGCTGCTGCGAG AGGCCTCGGCAGCCCTGCAGGTCCGGGCGACCAAGGATTATTGCAACAATTACGATCTGACCAGCCTCAACGTGAAGGCCGGGGACATCATCACA GTCCTGGAGCAGCATCCAGATGGCCGGTGGAAGGGCTGTATTCATGACAACAGAACAGGCAATGACCGAGTGGGCTACTTCCCATCCTCGCTGGGTGAGGCTATCATCAAGCGAGCAG GTTCCCGAGCAGGCAGTGAGCCAAGCCCACCCCAGGGAGGTGGCTCATCAGGGCCTTCTGCACCCCCAGAGGAGATCTGGGTGCTCCGGAAGCCTTTTGCAG GTGGTGACCGCAGTGGCAGCTTGAGCAGTGTGGCTGGTAGCCGGAGCAGTGGGGGCCATGCCCTGCACGCAGGCTCTGAAGGGGTCAAG CTCCTAGCAACGGTGCTTTCCCAGAAGTCTGTCTCTGAGTCCAGCCCAGGGGACAGCCCCATCAAACCTCCAGAGGGCTCTGCAG GTGCAGCCCGGTCCCAACCTCCAGCAGCCCACACTGGGCAAGTCTACGGGGAGCAGCTGCCCAAGAAGCCAGAGCCGGCCTCAGAGGGCAAG AGTGCCGAGGCAGTCAGCCAGTGGCTCGCCACATTTCAGCTCCAGCTCTACGCCCCCAACTTCACCAGCGCCGGCTACGACCTGCCCACCATCAGCCGCATGACTCCTGAG GACCTCACAGCCATCGGTGTCACCAAGCCAGGCCACCGGAAGAAGATCACAGCCGAGATCAGCGGCCTGAGCATCCCTGACTGGCTGCCTGAGCACAAACCC GCTAACCTGGCTGTGTGGCTGTCCATGATCGGCCTGGCCCAGTACTACAAGGTACTGGTGGACAACGGCTACGAGAACATTGACTTCATCACCGACATCACCTGGGAGGACCTGCAGGAGATTGGCATCACCAAGCTGG GACACCAGAAGAAGCTGATGCTGGCAGTGAGGAAGCTGGCAGAACTGCAGAAAGCAGAATACGCCAAGTATGAGGGAGGACCCCTGCGTCGGAAGGCACCCCAGTCTCTTGAAATGATGGCCATTGAGTCACCGCCCCCACCTGAGCCTGCCCCAGCTGACTGCCAGTCTCCTAAGATGACCACTTTTCAGGACAGTGAGCTCAGTGGTGAGCTGCAGGCAGCTATGACTGGCCCAGCAGAggtgggtgctgctgctgctgctgctgctgctgctgctgagaagCCCTCCAACCACCTGCCACCCACCCCAAGAGCTACTGTGCGGCAGGAGCCTAGCTTGAGTGGACGGGCTCGGCACATGAGCAGCTCTCAGGAGCTGCTGGGCGATGGGCCCCCTGGACCTGGCAGTCCCATGTCACGAAGCCAGGAGTACCTGCTGGATGAGGGACTAGCTCCTGGCACTCCGCCCAAGGAGGTCCGGCCTGGCCGCCATGGCCACAGCATCAAGAGGGCCAGTGTGCCTCCAGTGCCTGGCAAGCCACGGCAGGTCCTTCCACCAGGTACCAGCCACTTCACACCCCCTCAGACGCCCACCAAAACCCGGCCAGGCTCTCCCCAGGCCCTCGGGGGACCTCATGGTACAGCCCCAGCCACAGCTAAGGTGAAGCCCACCCCACAGCTGCTGCCCCCGACAGAGCGACCCATGTCACCCCGCTCCCTGCCTCAGTCGCCCACACACCGTGGCTTTGCTTATGTGCTGCCCCAGCCTGTGGAAGGTGAGGCAGGGCCAGCTGCTCCAGGGCCCGCACCCCCACCTGTGCCAGCGTCTGTGCCCACGCTGTGCCTACCCCCAGAAGCTGACATGGAGCCAGAGCGGCCCAAGAAGCGTGCCCATAGCCTGAATCGTTATGCAGCATCTGACAGTGAGCCCGAGCGGGATGAGCTGCTAGTGCCGGCTGCTGCTGGACCCTATGCCACAGTCCAGCGGCGTGTTGGCCGTAGCCACTCAGTGAGGGCACCTGCTGGCTCTGACAAGAATGTCAACCGCAGCCAGTCTTTCGCTGTGCGGCCCCGCAAGAAGGGGCCCCCACCGCCTCCACCCAAGCGCTCCAGCTCAGCCATGGCCAGTGCCAACCTGGCTGATGAGCCGGCTCCAGATGCTGAGATGGAAGACGGCCGGCTGGGAGTCCGGGCACAGCGCCGGCGGGCCAGTGATCTGGCTGGCAGTGTGGACACAGGCAGTGCTGGCAGTGTGAAAAGCATTGCGGCCATGCTTGAGCTGTCTTCCATTGGGGGTGGGGGACGGGCTGCCAGAAGGCCGCCTGAGGGCCACCCCACAGCTCGTCCTGCCAGTCCAGAGCCAGGCCGGGTAGCCACAGTGCTGGCCTCAGTGAAGCACAAAGAGGCCATCGGGCCTGATGGTGAGGTGGTAAACAGGCGCCGCACACTCAGCGGGCCTGTCACTGGACTGCTGGCCACTGCCCGCCGAGGGCCAGGGGAGCCAGCAGAGCAAGGCCACTTTGTGGAGGATGGTGTAGCCCGGCAGCGGCCTCGAGGTCCAGCTAAGGGTGAAGTGAGTGTGGAGGGCCCACCCCTAGCCAGGGTGGAGGCCAGCGCCACACTCAAGAGGCGCATCCGGGCCAAGCAGAGTCAGCAGGAGAATGTCAAGTTCATCCTAACAGAGTCTGACACAGTCAAGCGCAGGCCCAAGGCCAAGGAACGGGAGGCTGGGCCTGAGCCACCCCCACCACTGTCCGTGTACCAGAATGGCACCGCCACAGTGCGCCGCAGGCCAGCCTCGGAGCAGGCTGGAGCCCCAGAGctgcccccaccacccccacctgcTGAACCCCCACCCACTGACCTGATGCACCTGCCCCCACTGCCCCTGCCCGATGGCGATGTCCGGAAGCCAGCAAAGCCGCCCGTCTCTCCCAAGCCTGTCCTGGCTCAGCCTGTGCCCAAGATCCAGGGCTCACCCACACCTGCCTCCAAGAAGGTGCCACTGCCAGGCCCTGGCAGCCCAG AGGTGAAGCGCGCCCACGGCACGCCGCCGCCTGTGTCTCCCAAGCCGCCACCGCCGCCCACGGCGCCTAAACCCGCCAAGACCGCGGCGGGGCTACAGTCGGGCAGCGCCAGTCCGTCACCCGCGCCCTCGCCGGCGCGCCAGCCGCCAGCTGCCCCGGCTAAGCCGGCCAGCACGCCGCCCTCGCTGAGTGCCAGCCCGGCCAAGCCCCCGTCCCCGGGTGCGCCCGCGCTGCACGTGCCCACCAAGCCCCCGCgggcggccgccgccgccgctgccgccgccgccgggcCACCCATTGCCCCCGACGGCGCTTCGCCCGGGGACAGCGCGCGGCAGAAGTTGGAGGAGACGAGCGCGTGCCTGGCCGCCGCACTGCAGGCGGTGGAGGAGAAGATCCGGCAGGAGGACGGGCAGGGCCCGCG